Proteins encoded within one genomic window of Brachybacterium avium:
- a CDS encoding DUF4396 domain-containing protein: protein MTRGPEPGGAGGADDHAADVLMALLPALVPVALLRHEVYGGWVVGTVLAFVFGVVLQYFAIAPMRQLGLVQGLLAALKADVASIAAWQVGMIGFMAIVQLAVLPHWLDGHAPPSTPAYWFFMQIAMVFGFLCSYPVNAWLIRRGVKEPM from the coding sequence GTGACCCGAGGACCCGAACCCGGGGGCGCAGGAGGTGCCGATGACCACGCCGCGGACGTGCTGATGGCGCTGCTGCCCGCGCTGGTGCCGGTCGCGCTGCTGCGTCACGAGGTCTACGGGGGCTGGGTCGTCGGCACCGTCCTGGCCTTCGTGTTCGGGGTGGTCCTGCAGTACTTCGCGATCGCGCCCATGCGCCAGCTGGGACTCGTCCAGGGGCTCCTCGCCGCGCTGAAGGCGGACGTGGCCTCCATCGCCGCCTGGCAGGTCGGGATGATCGGGTTCATGGCGATCGTCCAGCTCGCCGTGCTGCCGCACTGGCTCGACGGGCATGCGCCGCCGTCGACCCCCGCCTACTGGTTCTTCATGCAGATCGCCATGGTGTTCGGCTTCCTGTGCAGCTATCCGGTCAACGCGTGGCTGATCCGACGAGGGGTCAAGGAGCCCATGTGA